One genomic window of Scatophagus argus isolate fScaArg1 chromosome 16, fScaArg1.pri, whole genome shotgun sequence includes the following:
- the atp5mf gene encoding ATP synthase subunit f, mitochondrial, translated as MHCLRFIPIIPFCEPSAPVKMADRPVPVAEKRLMDVKLGEMGRWLGGRDFTPNGILSALRRGHDRYYTKYIDVRKGGIGGIAMLLAGYVAISYLWEYDHLKHDRWRKYH; from the exons atgcactgcCTCCGTTTTATTCCCATCATCCCCTTCTGCGAGCCCTCTGCACCAGTCAAGATGGCGGACAGACCAG TTCCCGTAGCTGAGAAGAGGCTGATGGATGTGAAACTGGGTGAGATGGGACGGTGGCTTGGAGGTCGAGACTTCACTCCTAATGGCATCCTCTCAGCCCTCCGCAGGG GCCATGACCGATACTACACCAAATACATTGATGTGAGGAAGGGAGGCATCGGTGGCATAGCTATGCTGCTGGCTGGCTATGTGGCCATCAGCTATCTGTGGGAATACGACCACCTCA AGCATGATCGCTGGAGGAAGTACCACTGA